The following are from one region of the Rosettibacter firmus genome:
- a CDS encoding hybrid sensor histidine kinase/response regulator, with the protein METKVLYIEHNILDYEYLKESLKNNATHIKLFHTPLSKQGIELLTKEKYDLLLVDLTMPDMNAIDVIKNCKSNNIDIPIIVITGFGKEEDAVEALKAGAYDYVTKKDNYALRLPQTIENAIKTHQQELLNKKLIEELKAKNEELNKLLNEEIRLKKLLRKKLNLSDERFKILTNTSPSSVFIYKGEHFIYTNDKCSELTEYSREELLKIKFWDLVHPEEKELVKQRGLARLKGESIPQSYEFRIVTKSGKVKWIHFTAGFLHEFEEGAVIATATDITELKNTINELNESKERYKSLIEGINEVIYRIKPEANSEEVKIDFVSPQVLNIIGLSSDELMKRPISWFEAVIDEDKEIIKNFYNEFYNNKKTVSYCYRIKNYSTNTIHWIEDKLMPKLDEQGNLIEGLGIIRDITEKISYEEERNKLIQAIEQSSTIIIMTDLEGKIIFANKKLFTTTGYNKDEILGSNFIQLIKIKSDTDICDYWKKLPDIKNWEGELKCLKKNGDFFWSYIVISPVYNTKNQIVNFIIVIDDITERKKILEDLILAKNKAEEADKLKSNFLAQISHEIRTPLNAIMSYTELIRDEVCSEKKEEYSEIFDGIANAGSRIIRTIDMILNASELQAGAYEMIIKPVDLFNDVILKAYKEVKLKADSKKLDLRVKKLTDHTTVNCDEYSVYQTLINLVDNAIKYTKTGFVEIRLLRAQKNNLQIEVEDSGIGINESFLQNIFEPFTQEESGYTRRFDGTGLGLSLVKKYCELNNIEINVKSKKNIGTTFTLTFLNS; encoded by the coding sequence ATGGAAACTAAAGTACTCTACATTGAACACAATATACTCGATTATGAATATTTAAAAGAATCCCTTAAAAATAATGCAACCCATATTAAATTATTTCATACTCCTCTTTCTAAACAAGGCATAGAATTACTAACGAAAGAAAAATATGATTTATTACTGGTTGACCTAACTATGCCTGATATGAACGCTATCGATGTGATTAAGAATTGTAAAAGCAACAATATAGATATACCAATAATTGTAATAACAGGTTTTGGTAAAGAAGAAGATGCCGTAGAGGCTTTAAAAGCTGGAGCTTATGATTATGTTACTAAAAAAGATAACTATGCATTAAGACTCCCTCAGACTATTGAAAATGCTATAAAAACACATCAGCAGGAATTATTAAATAAAAAATTAATTGAAGAACTTAAAGCTAAAAACGAAGAATTAAATAAACTTTTAAACGAAGAAATAAGATTAAAAAAGTTATTAAGAAAAAAACTAAATCTAAGTGATGAAAGATTTAAAATACTAACAAATACAAGTCCTTCCTCAGTTTTTATTTATAAAGGTGAACATTTTATTTATACAAACGATAAATGCAGCGAACTAACCGAATATTCACGTGAAGAATTACTAAAAATTAAATTCTGGGATTTGGTTCATCCAGAAGAAAAAGAACTTGTAAAACAAAGAGGCTTAGCTCGATTAAAAGGAGAATCAATTCCACAATCTTATGAATTCAGAATTGTTACTAAAAGCGGAAAAGTAAAATGGATTCACTTTACAGCAGGTTTTCTGCATGAATTTGAAGAAGGTGCTGTGATTGCTACAGCAACCGATATAACTGAATTAAAAAATACCATTAATGAATTAAATGAAAGTAAAGAAAGATATAAATCTCTTATTGAAGGAATTAATGAAGTAATTTACAGGATAAAACCAGAAGCTAATTCCGAAGAAGTTAAAATTGATTTCGTAAGTCCACAAGTTTTAAATATTATTGGACTAAGCAGTGATGAGTTAATGAAAAGACCCATTTCATGGTTCGAAGCTGTTATTGATGAAGATAAAGAAATTATTAAAAATTTTTATAATGAATTTTATAACAACAAAAAAACTGTTAGCTATTGTTATAGAATTAAAAACTATTCAACCAATACTATTCACTGGATAGAAGATAAGTTAATGCCTAAACTTGATGAGCAAGGTAATTTAATAGAAGGTTTAGGTATTATACGTGATATCACAGAAAAGATTTCTTATGAAGAAGAAAGGAACAAATTAATTCAAGCTATAGAACAAAGTTCAACAATAATAATAATGACTGATCTGGAAGGCAAAATAATATTTGCAAATAAAAAATTATTCACTACAACAGGTTATAATAAAGATGAAATTCTTGGTAGCAACTTTATACAATTAATAAAAATAAAATCTGATACTGATATTTGCGACTACTGGAAAAAACTACCAGATATAAAAAATTGGGAAGGTGAATTAAAATGCTTGAAGAAAAATGGGGATTTTTTCTGGTCTTATATAGTAATTTCTCCTGTATATAACACAAAGAATCAAATAGTAAATTTTATTATTGTTATTGATGATATTACAGAACGGAAAAAAATTCTTGAAGATTTAATTTTAGCTAAGAATAAAGCAGAAGAAGCAGATAAGTTGAAATCTAACTTTCTGGCACAAATCTCTCACGAAATAAGAACACCATTAAATGCTATAATGAGTTATACCGAACTTATACGAGATGAAGTTTGTAGTGAGAAAAAAGAAGAATATTCAGAGATATTTGATGGCATCGCTAATGCAGGTTCAAGAATAATTAGAACAATTGATATGATATTAAATGCTTCGGAACTTCAAGCAGGTGCTTATGAAATGATTATTAAACCTGTCGATTTATTTAATGATGTTATTTTAAAAGCTTACAAAGAAGTAAAATTAAAAGCAGATAGCAAAAAATTAGATTTAAGAGTTAAAAAACTAACCGATCACACAACAGTAAATTGCGATGAATATTCTGTTTATCAAACACTGATAAACTTAGTTGATAATGCAATTAAATATACTAAAACTGGTTTTGTAGAAATAAGATTACTAAGAGCACAAAAAAATAATTTACAAATTGAAGTGGAAGACAGTGGCATTGGAATTAATGAATCTTTTCTACAAAATATATTCGAACCTTTTACACAGGAAGAATCTGGTTATACAAGAAGATTTGATGGTACAGGACTTGGCTTATCTCTTGTCAAAAAATATTGTGAATTAAATAATATCGAAATTAATGTGAAGAGCAAAAAGAATATTGGAACAACATTTACATTAACTTTTCTAAACAGTTGA
- a CDS encoding tetratricopeptide repeat protein, with the protein MQAGRYGDAIDQLNKYISALPQQAEGYNLRAICFEKRKQYYNAVLDYRRAIALEKNTTKRKEYENNLRKVEETWYALLNKKIEGHLREIAINPDNPINYLEIGKSYRWMEIWDKAESWYDEYLKRDENASADEIIRYTEILAKTGSIAKGEKILKKYVERYPEDWRLWSRYGYFTMWLAKYSIAKKAFETSLKIKPFFKEAQDGLDMVTKQEYATLQSPRAFEKEYPIDRYYRLLKRNPSDAETRFKLVDELINAKRIEEAYQQLQILSLTHSEDQRYKDKWELVATLREKTFLERLQEAKEKLKINEYDKEAIKIAAQNYENLQYYDSAMVLLNKYFEKFPDERDSDLVFKYAKILAWNREFDKAIEITDKLLKDYPDNLDYQLFRAQVSVWINRDLNEAEKYLENVLKERPNNLEANIAMGSLMLIKKDYDAAQKYADKAKEINPANDEVIKLQSNIDWQKMREEEEKLYAILEEGRKKVIAEDCKGALPYYEDYLSKAEPNVLILKEYGDVLFCAKEYNKALQTYNEVLEINYNYDAAMQRAKVYYAMGDSLNALKEFKNLVKQDSTDFEAQMYLGDSFAKLGEHDSARVIYNNLLENWQLDSTQTEMIKLRKKWLPPTGLAAILETFPNYVGLAPFSQFYSDNLSFRIWSIGSRIDLGTTNFFTIGITFSQSQLYANAQSLNQDLISSYNFTGIKIFRTLKGHLLFRLSKYLNAGAGFGTTNAQSFRARNERDAFIRFEKKDTLSVAFVYQNSDAALILYSPYLIDLRYYSSLYRFEGLYRHHNGLILKGAFQYITVSDENEGNDLSLRIGKSLYKDLSLGYEYYYTNYKLKKDYYYSPQNFESHSIWVDHDLENKDELKIILGGKVGIIPRNKFLALEAHVEFYYQLFKYFLVSGKIGMGSTSRDEASYRYFSSQLSIYWNVY; encoded by the coding sequence ATGCAAGCAGGAAGATATGGAGATGCTATTGATCAATTGAATAAATATATATCTGCATTACCCCAACAGGCAGAAGGATATAATCTTCGTGCAATTTGTTTTGAAAAAAGAAAACAATATTACAACGCTGTGCTTGATTATCGCAGGGCAATTGCACTCGAAAAAAATACTACAAAAAGAAAAGAATATGAAAACAATCTTCGAAAAGTAGAGGAAACCTGGTATGCTTTGCTGAATAAAAAAATTGAAGGACATTTAAGAGAAATTGCAATTAATCCAGATAACCCGATTAATTACCTGGAAATTGGTAAATCATATCGATGGATGGAAATATGGGATAAAGCAGAAAGCTGGTATGATGAATACCTCAAACGTGATGAAAATGCTTCTGCTGATGAAATAATTCGTTATACCGAAATACTTGCAAAAACTGGGAGTATTGCTAAAGGCGAAAAGATTTTAAAAAAATATGTAGAACGTTATCCTGAAGATTGGCGTCTCTGGAGTCGTTATGGTTATTTTACAATGTGGTTAGCAAAATACTCAATTGCAAAAAAAGCTTTTGAAACATCACTTAAGATAAAGCCTTTCTTTAAAGAAGCACAGGATGGTCTGGATATGGTTACAAAACAAGAATATGCAACACTCCAAAGTCCACGTGCTTTTGAAAAAGAATATCCAATCGATAGATATTATAGATTATTAAAAAGAAATCCTTCTGATGCAGAAACAAGATTTAAACTGGTAGATGAATTAATAAATGCAAAAAGAATTGAAGAAGCATATCAACAACTTCAAATATTATCTCTTACACATTCAGAAGATCAGCGATACAAAGATAAATGGGAACTTGTTGCAACACTTAGAGAAAAAACTTTTCTCGAAAGATTACAGGAAGCAAAAGAAAAACTAAAAATAAATGAATACGATAAAGAAGCTATTAAAATAGCTGCTCAGAATTACGAGAATCTTCAATATTATGATAGTGCAATGGTTCTTCTAAATAAATATTTTGAAAAATTTCCTGATGAAAGAGATAGTGATTTAGTTTTTAAATATGCAAAGATATTAGCCTGGAATCGTGAATTTGATAAAGCAATTGAAATTACAGATAAACTTTTAAAAGACTATCCAGATAATTTAGATTATCAACTTTTTCGAGCTCAAGTTTCTGTATGGATAAACAGAGACCTGAACGAGGCTGAGAAATACTTAGAAAATGTTCTTAAAGAAAGACCTAACAATCTTGAAGCAAATATAGCAATGGGCTCATTAATGCTTATAAAAAAAGATTATGATGCAGCTCAGAAGTATGCAGATAAGGCTAAAGAAATTAATCCAGCAAATGATGAAGTAATTAAACTCCAGTCAAATATTGACTGGCAAAAAATGAGAGAAGAAGAAGAAAAGCTCTATGCAATTCTCGAAGAAGGACGCAAAAAAGTTATTGCTGAAGATTGCAAAGGAGCTCTTCCTTATTATGAAGATTATCTTTCTAAAGCTGAACCTAATGTTCTAATACTTAAAGAATATGGTGATGTTCTGTTTTGTGCAAAAGAATATAATAAAGCTCTACAAACTTATAATGAAGTGCTTGAAATAAATTATAATTACGATGCTGCAATGCAAAGAGCTAAAGTTTATTATGCAATGGGTGATTCTTTAAATGCACTAAAGGAATTCAAAAATTTAGTAAAACAAGATTCTACAGATTTTGAAGCTCAAATGTACTTAGGAGATTCATTTGCAAAATTAGGAGAACATGATTCTGCAAGAGTAATTTATAATAATTTACTGGAAAACTGGCAGCTCGATTCAACACAAACAGAAATGATTAAACTTAGAAAAAAATGGCTGCCTCCTACTGGATTAGCAGCAATACTTGAAACATTCCCAAATTATGTTGGACTTGCACCATTTTCACAATTTTACAGTGATAATCTAAGTTTTAGAATTTGGTCTATCGGTTCACGAATAGATTTAGGGACAACTAACTTTTTTACAATTGGAATTACATTCTCACAATCTCAATTATATGCAAATGCACAGAGCCTAAATCAGGATTTAATTTCTTCATATAATTTTACAGGAATAAAAATATTTAGAACTCTTAAAGGTCATTTATTATTTAGATTGTCAAAATATCTAAATGCTGGAGCTGGATTTGGAACAACTAATGCACAAAGCTTTAGAGCAAGAAATGAAAGAGATGCTTTTATAAGATTTGAAAAAAAAGATACACTTTCAGTAGCATTTGTTTATCAGAATTCTGATGCAGCTTTAATTCTTTATTCACCTTATTTAATTGACCTTCGTTATTACTCATCTTTGTATCGTTTTGAAGGATTGTACAGACATCACAATGGACTTATTCTTAAAGGAGCATTTCAATATATTACTGTTTCAGATGAAAATGAAGGGAATGATTTATCTTTAAGAATAGGCAAATCTTTGTATAAAGATTTATCTCTTGGCTATGAATATTACTATACGAATTACAAATTAAAAAAAGATTATTATTATTCACCACAAAATTTTGAATCTCATAGCATTTGGGTAGATCACGATTTAGAAAATAAAGATGAACTTAAAATCATATTAGGTGGAAAAGTAGGAATAATTCCAAGAAATAAATTTCTTGCACTGGAAGCACATGTTGAATTTTACTATCAACTATTTAAATATTTTTTAGTAAGTGGAAAAATTGGAATGGGAAGTACTTCACGTGATGAAGCCAGTTACAGATATTTCTCATCTCAATTATCAATCTACTGGAATGTTTATTAA
- a CDS encoding acyl-CoA thioesterase, producing MFSTKIKTRFFDADPAGIIFYGNIFKYIHSAYEDFIAGLRLKRNYFLDKDFVLPILHAEADYHLPIKYGETLTINIEVTKLKRSSFELSYKIFNNKKVEVATAKTVHVCVSKNTFKKIEMPDELFNKLNSHLQNLND from the coding sequence ATGTTTTCTACAAAAATTAAAACTCGATTTTTTGATGCAGATCCAGCTGGAATTATTTTTTATGGAAATATTTTTAAGTATATCCATTCAGCTTATGAAGATTTCATTGCAGGTTTAAGATTAAAAAGAAATTATTTTCTCGATAAAGATTTTGTTTTACCAATTCTGCATGCCGAAGCTGATTATCATTTACCAATAAAATATGGTGAAACTCTAACAATTAACATTGAAGTTACAAAACTAAAAAGATCATCTTTTGAACTAAGTTATAAAATATTCAACAACAAAAAAGTTGAAGTTGCTACTGCAAAAACTGTTCATGTATGTGTATCAAAGAATACTTTCAAAAAAATAGAAATGCCAGATGAGCTTTTTAATAAGCTTAATTCTCACTTACAAAATCTTAACGATTAA